A window of Blattabacterium cuenoti contains these coding sequences:
- the feoB gene encoding ferrous iron transport protein B, which translates to MQKKLIIIGNPNVGKTSLFNQLTGLNQKVGNYLGVTVDKKIGYFYHNTIYYQIIDIPGTYSIYPSSKDEEIVVNLFFNNEKDQDYPDITLFIADASNIKKSLLLFQQIQDLGMPILLILNMLDEAKNKGIVLNVQKLKNIISTEIVSVNARTGQGLIQLKDTIHFFNAKKKFFNYHKNDDYTFIDSSSSIVDFNAIKKVQKYYKINIYKAWYYLACQNKNIQHNTYLKKIKNRYNIISNKLQIKEICNRYEKIENIISQTVHICSNDKIKKILNFSNKIDNSFFIHPLWGYLIFFLFLFCIFQSIFIWATTPKKLLEFCFLFIQQKLDNVYPGPINNFILHGILPGISMIFTFIPQIVILLFFILLMEETGYINRVIFLMDRLMRPFGLNGKSVVPMMSSLACAIPAILSCRHIDNNRERLITILATPFITCSARLPVYSLIISIIIPDKQWFFFHLRGIVLMVMYLLGFFTSLMISMMFNILLKKDYQSHLIMEMPTYKWPMINNILISLWIHIKSFIFNTGKMILLISVLIWSLGTLGPATTIKNQYFGIGIQQQNLNNSYLGIIGKKIEPLISPLGYDWKIGIGLLSSLIAREVFVSTMATVYSIEQNHYPLIKDKMKKDTYLNTKQPIYNLATGLSLLFFYAFSMQCMSTLSIIKKETKTWKWSIIQFILMTLLAYSSSFIIFHIFKT; encoded by the coding sequence AAAGTTGGAAATTATTTAGGTGTAACCGTTGATAAAAAAATAGGATATTTTTATCATAACACAATATATTATCAAATTATAGATATTCCTGGAACATATAGTATTTATCCATCATCAAAAGATGAAGAAATTGTTGTAAATCTTTTTTTTAATAATGAAAAAGATCAAGATTATCCAGATATAACTCTTTTCATAGCAGATGCATCAAATATAAAAAAGAGTCTATTATTATTTCAACAAATACAAGATTTAGGCATGCCTATTTTATTGATTTTAAATATGCTTGATGAAGCCAAAAACAAAGGGATTGTCTTAAATGTACAAAAATTGAAAAACATTATTTCAACAGAAATAGTATCAGTTAATGCTAGAACTGGACAAGGACTAATTCAATTAAAAGATACAATTCATTTTTTTAACGCAAAAAAAAAATTTTTCAATTATCATAAAAATGATGATTATACATTTATTGATTCTTCTTCTTCAATTGTAGATTTCAATGCTATTAAAAAAGTTCAAAAATATTATAAAATTAATATTTATAAAGCTTGGTATTATTTAGCATGCCAAAATAAAAATATACAACACAATACATATTTAAAAAAAATTAAAAATAGGTACAATATTATTTCAAACAAATTGCAAATTAAAGAAATTTGTAATAGATATGAAAAAATAGAAAATATTATTTCACAAACGGTTCATATTTGTTCTAATGATAAAATAAAAAAAATTTTAAATTTTTCAAATAAAATTGATAACTCTTTCTTCATTCATCCATTATGGGGTTATTTGATTTTTTTTTTATTTTTATTTTGTATTTTTCAAAGTATTTTTATTTGGGCTACTACACCAAAAAAATTATTAGAATTTTGTTTTTTATTTATTCAACAAAAATTAGACAATGTTTATCCGGGTCCTATCAATAATTTTATATTACATGGTATTTTACCAGGTATTAGTATGATTTTTACTTTTATTCCACAAATTGTAATTCTATTATTTTTTATTCTTCTTATGGAAGAAACCGGCTATATAAATAGAGTTATATTTTTAATGGATAGACTAATGCGACCTTTTGGATTAAATGGTAAAAGCGTAGTTCCAATGATGTCTAGCCTTGCTTGTGCAATTCCTGCAATTCTTTCTTGTAGACATATTGACAACAATAGAGAACGTTTAATCACAATATTAGCAACTCCTTTTATTACCTGTTCAGCTAGATTACCAGTTTATTCACTGATTATTTCTATTATTATTCCGGATAAACAATGGTTTTTTTTTCATTTAAGAGGCATTGTGTTAATGGTTATGTATTTGTTAGGATTTTTCACTTCATTAATGATTTCCATGATGTTTAATATTTTGTTAAAAAAAGATTATCAAAGTCATCTAATCATGGAAATGCCAACATATAAGTGGCCTATGATCAATAATATATTAATATCATTATGGATTCATATTAAATCTTTTATTTTTAATACTGGAAAAATGATATTATTAATTAGTGTATTAATTTGGAGTTTAGGTACTCTCGGCCCTGCTACAACCATAAAAAATCAATACTTTGGTATAGGTATACAACAACAAAACTTAAATAATTCTTATTTAGGTATTATAGGAAAAAAAATAGAACCATTGATTTCTCCATTAGGATATGATTGGAAAATAGGAATAGGTTTACTTTCTTCATTAATTGCTAGAGAAGTTTTTGTAAGTACAATGGCTACCGTATATAGTATAGAACAAAATCATTATCCATTAATAAAAGATAAAATGAAAAAAGACACTTATTTAAATACTAAACAACCTATTTATAATCTAGCGACAGGATTATCTTTATTATTTTTTTATGCATTTTCCATGCAATGTATGAGTACATTATCTATTATAAAAAAAGAAACTAAAACATGGAAATGGTCAATTATACAATTTATTTTAATGACTTTGTTAGCTTATAGTTCTTCTTTTATTATTTTTCACATTTTCAAAACATGA